From Anopheles darlingi chromosome 2, idAnoDarlMG_H_01, whole genome shotgun sequence, the proteins below share one genomic window:
- the LOC125959592 gene encoding uncharacterized protein LOC125959592 → MKNNSLLLLLVMVAMTVHRQQHTVHGITVHNSYSIKHNVPHGASEHVTSSHTFDTKNPDPWGNKQYKEVTITKNVPVPIPIKYERHVAIPVRIPVPIAIHNKIPILVERKVPVYVEKPFPVQVDRPVPYALPIEVPVFHKVAVEVPKPYPVHIPKPYPVFIKKSVYVKQRPQPEDGQRVKKSPGKMSMAQRLWM, encoded by the exons ATGAAG AATAATAGTCTACTACTCttactggtgatggtggcgatgacggtccaccggcaacagcacaCTGTACACGGCATCACGGTGCACAACAGCTACAGCATCAAGCACAATGTACCGCACGGTGCATCCGAGCACGTCACTTCGTCGCACACGTTCGACACGAAAAATCCGGACCCGTGGGGTAACAAGCAGTACAAGGAGGTGACGATCACCAAGAACGTGCCGGTCCCGATACCGATCAAGTACGAGCGGCACGTGGCCATCCCGGTGCGGATACCGGTACCGATCGCAATCCACAACAAGATCCCGATTCTGGTCGAGCGGAAGGTACCGGTGTACGTGGAGAAACCGTTCCCGGTGCAGGTGGATCGACCCGTCCCGTACGCACTACCGATCGAGGTGCCGGTTTTCCATAAGGTGGCCGTCGAAGTGCCCAAACCCTATCCGGTGCACATTCCCAAACCATACCCGGTGTTTATCAAGAAGTCGGTGTACGTGAAGCAGCGTCCGCAGCCCGAGGATGGCCAGCGGGTGAAGAAGAGTCCCGGCAAGATGTCGATGGCGCAGCGGTTGTGGATGTGA
- the LOC125959590 gene encoding titin-like: MEDRLQHHQGLRAISAQCSHTHVDEEEKEKKEEDDMVQAKTFIVLSVLLAVVACASLDKPASTKDAAQEEQKPKTHGKRGLIDYGYGYAKEPELQGGFKPSFGYDVSSNQYAALYYKEPSSSGTFSWKDEKHTVITKKVPVPYPVNIEKQVVIEKKVPVHIDRPVPYPVEVEKKVPVYVEKQVAVHVDRPVPYPVKVPYRVEVEKKVPVYVEKKVHVDRPVPYPVKVKVPVYHKVEVEVPKPYPVHIPKPYPVYIEKEVVKHVDRPVPYEVEKKVHVPVIHRVEIEKPYPVYVDRPVLVEKAESHEHNHEQSHEQSHEQSHERPVGIKSTDFISEPLHAHTEHEQHYGEESQKIERKVEQEQQKSGSAAATMEHPASASSDKKSSDSEASQ, encoded by the exons ATGGAAGATcggctgcagcatcatcagggGCTAAGGGCCATCTCCGCTCAGTGTTCAC ACACACATgtggatgaggaggagaaggagaagaaggaggaggatgatatGGTGCAAGCCAAG ACGTTCATTGTGCTGAGTGTACTGTTGGCAGTGGTGGCGTGTGCCAGCCTGGACAAGCCAGCTTCCACCAAGGATGCGGCTCAGGAGGAGCAAAAGCCGAAAACGCACGGTAAACGTGGTTTGATCGATTACGGTTACGGATACGCCAAAGAACCGGAGCTACAGGGTGGCTTTAAGCCATCGTTCGGTTATGATGTCAGTTCG AACCAGTACGCGGCCCTGTACTACAAGGAACCGTCCTCGTCGGGTACGTTCAGCTGGAAGGACGAGAAGCACACGGTCATCACGAAGAAGGTGCCGGTCCCATACCCAGTCAACATCGAGAAGCAGGTGgtgatcgagaagaaggtcccggtACACATTGACCGGCCCGTCCCTTATCCGGTcgaggtggagaagaaggtcccggtGTACGTCGAGAAGCAGGTGGCGGTGCATGTGGATCGTCCCGTGCCATACCCGGTCAAGGTGCCGTACCGTGTcgaggtggagaagaaggtaccGGTGtacgtggagaagaaggtgcacGTTGATCGGCCCGTCCCATacccggtgaaggtgaaggttcCGGTGTACCACAAGGTAGAGGTCGAAGTCCCGAAGCCGTACCCAGTTCACATCCCCAAGCCCTACCCGGTGTACATCGAGAAGGAGGTCGTGAAGCACGTCGACCGCCCGGTGCCGTACGaggtcgagaagaaggtccacGTTCCGGTCATCCATCgtgtcgagatcgagaagcCGTACCCGGTGTACGTCGATCGGCCAGTGCTGGTCGAGAAGGCGGAATCGCATGAACACAACCATGAGCAGAGCCACGAACAGAGCCACGAGCAGAGCCACGAA CGACCAGTTGGCATCAAGTCGACCGATTTCATCTCGGAACCCCTTCACGCCCACAccgagcacgagcagcactATGGTGAGGAATCGCAGAAGATCGAACGGAAGGtcgaacaggaacagcagaagTCAGGCTCGGCAGCGGCTACCATGGAACATCCGGCATCCGCTAGTTCCGACAAAAAGTCCTCCGACAGTGAAGCATCCCAGTAG
- the LOC125959591 gene encoding LOW QUALITY PROTEIN: mantle protein-like (The sequence of the model RefSeq protein was modified relative to this genomic sequence to represent the inferred CDS: substituted 1 base at 1 genomic stop codon): protein MKTFIVLSVMVALVAGAAIESGESEAKSVQKRSDHHVKTVTITKKVPVPYPVEVEKHVPVPVKIPYPVHVEKKVPFVIEKKVPVYVEKKVPVHVDRPVPVEVKVPYEVPVYHKEYVEVPKPYPVHVEKPYPVYVKKPVYVEKAVPVTVQIKKVHKHHHXHWRVPFSGPGGGGGGGGGACVPVYYVSLRQHRLHGCATLPKCS from the exons ATGAAG ACGTTCATTGTGCTGTCCgtgatggtggcgctggtCGCCGGTGCAGCGATCGAATCCGgcgagagcgaagcgaagagcgTACAGAAGCGCTCGGATCACCACGTAAAGACGGTGACGATCACGAAGAAGGTCCCGGTACCGTATCCGGTCGAGGTGGAGAAGCATGTGCCCGTGCCGGTGAAGATCCCTTATCCGGTGCACGTCGAGAAGAAGGTACCGTTCgtgatcgagaagaaggtgccGGTGtacgtggagaagaaggtgccgGTGCATGTGGATCGCCCGGTGCCGGTTGAGGTGAAGGTACCGTACGAGGTGCCGGTCTACCACAAGGAGTACGTCGAGGTACCGAAGCCATATCCGGTGCACGTCGAAAAACCGTACCCGGTGTACGTGAAGAAGCCGGTGTACGTCGAGAAGGCCGTCCCGGTGACCGTGCAGATCAAGAAGGTCCACAAGCACCATCACTAACACTGGCGAGTGCCGTTCTCAG gtcctggtggtggtggtggtggtggtggaggcgcctgTGTTCCTGTGTACTATGTGTCCTTACGCCAGCATCGGCTACACGGTTGTGCGACTTTGCCAAAGtgcagctga